The nucleotide sequence aatctttcaatttagttaagtaagatttttctttaattgattaattttttaagttaattgagtaatatttttcaattattagttagttgatttaattattttaatttttaatataaaaattgaataaattaaactaattaaatttaaaaattaaattaaacaaaccCTTATAAAAATTGAttcgatttgattattttagttGACTTAAAATTATGTTCACTCTTAATTgtatcacaaataaataatttttataaaataatatgacatataaaattataataattttattaaaaataataataaatatatgtcatataaatttattaaacttatttattaatataatatgttCCTTGCCTCAATAAGTAGATAGAATTTATCAGATATTTTCCAGCAGCACGCGTCAATTTCATGAATTTCCaataatatttaagatttagtaatatttcatatttaagaatgatatttttatattaatagaaGAGCATCACAATAAAtgtgtttaaataacatttttattaatatatttatttttgtcgtAAACCATCAAATACGAATCCAtctctctttgtttcttttctctaTAAATTTGGGTCCGTTGTTGACTCATCCAAACAGAGTTGCCTCCGGCCTACTGCAGACAGACATGGCGACGAACGCAGATTCTAACCATAACCCCAGCCCCAAGACGACGGTGCATCTTCAAGACAAGGGAGAAATGGAGACGGTCTTCCGCCGCTTCGACACCAACGGCGACGGCAAGATCTCGGTGGTGGAGCTCGTCGCCGTCATGAGGGCCGTCGGCTCCGACACCTCCGAGGACGAGGTGAAACGGATGATGGAGGCCATCGACACGGACCTCGACGGCTTCATCAGCCTCTCCGAGTTCCAGCAGTTCTTTGCCG is from Diospyros lotus cultivar Yz01 chromosome 2, ASM1463336v1, whole genome shotgun sequence and encodes:
- the LOC127793895 gene encoding calcium-binding allergen Ole e 8-like, which produces MATNADSNHNPSPKTTVHLQDKGEMETVFRRFDTNGDGKISVVELVAVMRAVGSDTSEDEVKRMMEAIDTDLDGFISLSEFQQFFAGGEGDDGDAHNQELREAFEFYDQDKNGLISSAELHQILNRLGETCSAGDCSRMIKSVDTDGDGYVNFEEFKKMMSSGTR